In Acidianus brierleyi, one genomic interval encodes:
- a CDS encoding membrane dipeptidase, producing the protein MNLIDLHEDFAYSSMYSDVIEDTEQSNIKILKNFDNVIIFSAIFPHINVWNNRSEKLTLLYGNKTKATAPLFDVLKEQVKFYLYLESKGLVNIVRDKINSGINFLLSLEGTDVLTDPYDLYLLKELNVLSVGITWNYDTKFGSSCMSKKDYGLTEDGEELIRIANKIGIIIDLAHSSKRTLMDAATVSNKPLIVSHANAMRLKKHPRNLDDEEIEAIVKTDGVIGITAIVETLPEDSIKGIIDNINYIGESYGWRYVALGTDFLGIEKVPKGFENIIKVGDLNMDHKEIFWENAMRVIKTNLNV; encoded by the coding sequence ATGAATCTAATAGATTTGCACGAGGATTTTGCATATTCGTCAATGTATTCAGACGTAATAGAAGATACTGAGCAATCTAATATTAAGATATTAAAAAATTTTGATAATGTAATTATTTTTTCGGCTATATTTCCTCACATTAATGTATGGAATAATAGATCAGAAAAACTTACTTTGCTTTATGGAAATAAGACTAAAGCTACTGCTCCCTTATTTGATGTACTTAAGGAGCAAGTTAAGTTTTATCTCTATTTGGAGAGTAAAGGTTTAGTTAATATTGTTAGGGATAAAATAAATAGTGGAATAAACTTTCTACTGTCTTTGGAAGGAACTGACGTTTTGACTGATCCATACGATCTTTATTTGCTTAAAGAGTTAAATGTGCTATCTGTTGGAATTACATGGAATTATGATACTAAATTCGGATCTTCTTGTATGTCAAAAAAGGACTATGGGTTAACAGAAGATGGAGAAGAGTTAATTAGAATAGCTAATAAAATAGGGATAATCATAGATTTAGCTCATTCTAGCAAAAGAACACTTATGGACGCCGCTACAGTTTCTAATAAACCGTTAATAGTTTCTCACGCTAATGCTATGAGGTTGAAGAAGCATCCAAGGAATCTTGATGATGAAGAAATTGAAGCAATAGTAAAAACTGATGGAGTTATAGGCATAACTGCAATAGTTGAAACTCTACCTGAAGACAGCATTAAAGGGATTATAGATAACATTAACTATATTGGGGAGAGCTATGGATGGAGATATGTTGCGCTAGGTACTGATTTTTTAGGTATAGAAAAGGTACCTAAGGGTTTCGAAAATATAATTAAAGTAGGAGATTTGAATATGGATCATAAGGAAATATTCTGGGAAAATGCTATGAGAGTGATCAAGACTAATCTTAACGTTTAA
- a CDS encoding creatininase family protein, whose protein sequence is MKLLEITRDEIKGKIGLLPIGSIEQHGPHLPMGTDSIIAETIATKIEEKYKEDVILFPTIFYGCSLEHSGYPYIGISYITMINYMVEILKTTKKAGLKSAIIINAHGGNESVLDIIRRQINFTNKHFKVYLFSIIGRNYDLFNIIDMHSGSLETSIIKAINPYLVNEEKIKEINDYSVKEGVFKTITSYEANPYGVINIGGKIEVNENKGKIFIDRALNDLETLLISIK, encoded by the coding sequence ATGAAACTACTTGAAATAACTCGAGACGAAATAAAAGGAAAAATAGGATTACTACCAATTGGAAGTATAGAACAACATGGACCTCATTTACCTATGGGTACTGATTCAATAATAGCAGAAACTATAGCAACAAAAATAGAGGAAAAATATAAGGAAGACGTAATTTTATTTCCTACAATTTTTTATGGATGCTCGCTAGAACATTCCGGATATCCGTACATAGGAATATCGTATATTACAATGATAAATTATATGGTTGAAATTCTTAAGACTACAAAAAAAGCTGGACTAAAATCGGCTATAATAATAAATGCTCATGGGGGAAATGAAAGCGTGCTCGATATAATCAGAAGACAGATTAACTTCACTAATAAACACTTCAAGGTCTATTTATTTAGCATAATAGGAAGAAATTACGATCTGTTCAATATAATAGATATGCACTCTGGTTCCCTAGAAACGTCTATAATTAAGGCTATAAATCCTTATTTAGTAAATGAAGAAAAAATTAAAGAAATAAACGATTATAGCGTAAAAGAAGGAGTTTTTAAAACAATAACATCCTATGAGGCTAATCCTTACGGTGTAATAAATATAGGAGGAAAAATAGAAGTAAACGAAAATAAAGGAAAAATATTCATAGATAGAGCATTAAATGATTTAGAAACGTTATTAATAAGCATAAAATAA